A genomic segment from Rhodospirillum centenum SW encodes:
- a CDS encoding DMT family transporter gives MTPLHMLQALTVMAIWGFNFVVAKVAMTEFSPLLLMTLRFALVAAILLPFVKPPRGHWRQMALYSLVMGGLHFPLVFMGVQQVDASTASIAIQLQVPFASMFAAIFFKDRLGWRRALGMAVAFAGVAVIAGVPDERTSVPHVLMIVGAALAFAFSNIQLKWLGGIDWKTLNAYMALFAVPQLLALSLVFESGQMEQIRNADWLGLACLAYLALLATILAYAFWYPLVRRFDVNQTVPFLLLVPVFGVGGGVLTLGEPVTWQLVVGGLLTLGGVGVIIVRRPRLTPARSTT, from the coding sequence ATGACCCCGCTCCACATGCTCCAGGCGCTGACGGTGATGGCGATCTGGGGCTTCAACTTCGTCGTCGCCAAGGTGGCGATGACCGAATTCTCGCCGCTCCTGCTGATGACCCTGCGCTTCGCGCTGGTCGCGGCGATTCTGCTGCCCTTCGTGAAGCCGCCGCGGGGGCACTGGCGGCAGATGGCCCTCTATTCCCTGGTGATGGGGGGCCTGCACTTCCCGCTGGTCTTCATGGGCGTGCAGCAGGTGGACGCCTCCACCGCCTCCATCGCCATCCAGCTCCAGGTGCCGTTCGCCTCGATGTTCGCCGCGATCTTCTTCAAGGACCGGCTGGGCTGGCGGCGCGCCCTGGGCATGGCCGTGGCCTTCGCCGGTGTCGCCGTGATCGCCGGCGTGCCCGACGAGCGCACCAGCGTGCCGCACGTCCTGATGATCGTCGGCGCGGCGCTGGCCTTCGCCTTCTCCAACATCCAGCTCAAATGGCTGGGCGGCATCGACTGGAAGACGCTGAACGCCTACATGGCGCTGTTCGCCGTGCCCCAGCTCCTGGCGCTGTCGCTCGTGTTCGAGTCGGGACAGATGGAGCAGATCCGGAACGCCGACTGGCTGGGTCTGGCCTGCCTCGCCTATCTGGCGCTGCTGGCGACCATCCTCGCCTATGCCTTCTGGTATCCGCTGGTGCGGCGGTTCGACGTGAACCAGACGGTGCCCTTCCTGCTGCTGGTGCCGGTGTTCGGAGTCGGCGGCGGGGTGCTGACGCTGGGCGAGCCGGTGACGTGGCAGCTCGTGGTCGGCGGCCTGCTGACGCTGGGCGGAGTCGGGGTCATCATCGTCCGCCGGCCCCGCCTGACTCCGGCGCGGAGCACGACGTGA
- a CDS encoding ABC-F family ATP-binding cassette domain-containing protein produces MAATPPLVALRGAAIELGATTLFHDVDVGIGRGDKVCLVGRNGSGKSTLMKCLAGLVVPDRGERFVQPGAKIAHLAQEPDFSAHPTVADFVGAGLDELAHYRVDAVLEALDLPGDRACATLSGGESRRAALARALVGEPDVLLLDEPTNHLDIPTIEWLERELQSFRGGLLLISHDRAFLNALSRRTLWLDRGTMRETERGFAAFETWRDEVFAEEEAAAHKLDQRIKAELKWMWEGGISARRTRNMGRVRRLQGMRQDRAERIRSRQVTMAVAEADLSGRLVLEAERIGKEFTGPEGTRTIVRDFSTRILRGDRVGLIGPNGAGKTTLLKILTGEMEPDSGNVRRGTNLEMVIFDQRRAQLAPEATVKQVLLPAGGDTIMVGGKPRHIASYLKDFLFDPSMMDQPTRALSGGERNRLLLARLFARPSNLMVLDEPTNDLDMDTLDLLEEVLADYEGTLLLVSHDRDFLDRLVTSTIAVEGDGDVQEYAGGYSDYLVQRRPAAPAAPPPAAKPAAPAAAAPARAKTKLSFKEARELDELPGRIDALTARIGTLEAKLADPAFYTKDAAGFARATEDLSTAQAELAAAEDRWLELESLKEELGR; encoded by the coding sequence ATGGCCGCTACCCCTCCCCTGGTCGCCCTGCGGGGCGCCGCGATCGAGCTTGGCGCGACGACCCTGTTCCACGACGTGGATGTGGGCATCGGCCGCGGCGACAAGGTCTGCCTTGTCGGCCGCAACGGCAGCGGCAAATCCACCCTGATGAAGTGCCTTGCCGGTCTGGTCGTGCCCGACCGTGGCGAGCGCTTCGTGCAGCCGGGGGCGAAGATCGCCCATCTGGCGCAGGAACCCGATTTCAGTGCCCATCCCACCGTGGCCGATTTCGTCGGGGCCGGACTGGACGAGCTGGCGCACTACCGGGTGGATGCGGTGCTGGAGGCGCTGGACCTGCCCGGCGACCGCGCCTGCGCCACCCTGTCGGGGGGTGAATCGCGGCGCGCGGCCCTGGCCCGCGCCCTGGTGGGCGAACCGGACGTGCTGCTGCTGGACGAGCCGACCAACCATCTGGACATTCCCACCATCGAGTGGCTGGAGCGCGAGCTGCAGTCCTTCCGCGGCGGGCTGCTGCTGATCAGCCACGACCGCGCCTTCCTGAACGCACTCTCGCGCCGCACGCTCTGGCTGGACCGCGGCACCATGCGGGAGACGGAGCGGGGCTTCGCCGCCTTCGAGACCTGGCGCGACGAGGTCTTCGCCGAGGAGGAGGCCGCCGCGCACAAGCTCGACCAGCGCATCAAGGCCGAGCTGAAATGGATGTGGGAGGGCGGCATCAGCGCCCGCCGCACCCGCAACATGGGCCGTGTCCGCCGGCTCCAGGGCATGCGGCAGGACCGGGCCGAGCGCATCCGCTCCCGTCAGGTGACCATGGCGGTGGCCGAGGCCGACCTGTCCGGCCGGCTGGTGCTGGAGGCGGAGCGGATCGGCAAGGAGTTCACGGGACCCGAGGGCACGCGCACCATCGTGCGCGACTTCTCCACCCGCATCCTGCGCGGCGACCGGGTCGGGCTGATCGGGCCGAACGGCGCGGGCAAGACGACGCTCCTGAAGATCCTGACCGGGGAGATGGAGCCCGATTCGGGCAACGTCCGCCGCGGCACGAACCTGGAGATGGTCATCTTCGACCAGCGCCGGGCCCAGCTCGCCCCGGAGGCGACGGTGAAGCAGGTGCTGCTGCCGGCCGGGGGCGACACCATCATGGTCGGCGGCAAGCCCCGTCACATCGCCTCCTACCTCAAGGACTTCCTGTTCGACCCGTCGATGATGGACCAGCCGACGCGGGCGCTCTCGGGCGGTGAGCGCAACCGGCTGCTGCTGGCCCGGCTGTTCGCGCGGCCCAGCAACCTGATGGTGCTGGACGAGCCGACCAACGACCTGGACATGGACACGCTGGACCTGCTGGAGGAGGTGCTCGCGGACTACGAGGGCACGCTGCTGCTGGTCAGCCACGACCGCGATTTCCTGGACCGGCTGGTCACTTCCACCATCGCGGTGGAGGGGGACGGCGACGTGCAGGAATATGCCGGCGGCTACAGCGACTACCTGGTGCAGCGCCGCCCCGCCGCCCCGGCCGCCCCGCCACCCGCGGCAAAGCCGGCGGCCCCGGCTGCCGCGGCACCGGCGCGGGCGAAGACGAAGCTGAGCTTCAAGGAGGCGCGCGAACTGGACGAACTGCCCGGCCGGATCGACGCGCTGACCGCTCGCATCGGCACGCTGGAGGCGAAGCTGGCCGATCCCGCCTTCTACACGAAGGACGCCGCCGGTTTCGCCCGGGCGACGGAAGACCTCTCGACGGCGCAGGCGGAACTGGCCGCGGCCGAGGACCGCTGGCTGGAGCTTGAGTCCCTGAAGGAGGAGCTGGGTCGATGA
- a CDS encoding TerB family tellurite resistance protein codes for MSIWGKILGGAAGFAIGGPLGALLGAVAGHAVDELRSLDEPQGTDDQGRPDQTKTIAFTVGVIVLSAKMAKADGVVHRKEVDAFKEVFSIPPEELRNVGRLFDIAKRDSAGYQPYAQQLARMFHDRRAVLEDLLGGLFHIARADGTLHAAELTYLHAVARLFGFSDAEYEQIRRIHGGAAAGIADPLDDPYAVLGVPRTADMSEIKTAYRRLVREHHPDRVMAQGLPPEFVEIAHDKMAAINAAYDRIERDRAAARTPGEIATP; via the coding sequence ATGAGCATCTGGGGCAAGATCCTGGGCGGGGCCGCCGGCTTCGCCATCGGCGGGCCGTTGGGCGCCCTGCTGGGCGCCGTGGCCGGCCACGCGGTGGACGAGCTGCGTTCGCTGGACGAGCCGCAGGGAACCGACGACCAGGGCCGCCCCGACCAGACCAAGACCATCGCCTTCACCGTCGGCGTGATCGTGCTGAGCGCCAAGATGGCGAAGGCCGACGGCGTCGTCCACCGCAAGGAGGTGGACGCCTTCAAGGAGGTGTTCAGCATCCCGCCGGAGGAGCTGCGCAATGTCGGCCGCCTGTTCGACATCGCCAAGCGTGACAGCGCGGGATACCAGCCCTACGCGCAGCAGCTCGCCCGCATGTTCCACGACCGTCGCGCGGTGCTGGAAGACCTGCTGGGCGGCCTGTTCCACATCGCCAGGGCGGACGGCACGCTGCACGCGGCGGAGCTGACCTACCTGCACGCCGTCGCCCGCCTGTTCGGTTTCAGCGACGCCGAGTACGAGCAGATCCGCCGCATCCACGGCGGGGCCGCGGCGGGCATCGCCGATCCGCTGGACGACCCCTACGCCGTGCTGGGCGTGCCGCGGACCGCGGACATGAGCGAGATCAAGACGGCCTACCGGCGGTTGGTGCGGGAGCATCACCCCGACCGCGTCATGGCCCAGGGCCTGCCGCCGGAGTTCGTCGAGATCGCGCACGACAAGATGGCCGCCATCAACGCCGCCTACGACCGCATCGAACGCGACCGCGCCGCGGCCCGCACGCCCGGCGAGATCGCCACCCCCTGA
- a CDS encoding GNAT family N-acetyltransferase, translated as MTVFRRILPAEIRSYRAHLLRLSMDDRRARFMGAVSDDAVDAHCRRIDWSRAVIVAAFVRGEIRGATELRLEREGAQEGELAVSVEQDWQGQGIGTTLVRRVLTIARNRGIRRLCVVCLPENRRMQRIATTLLGPCAFAYGEVSSHIELPPPTPITLAQEALDRSTLPLSVMLDQWQGEPARAA; from the coding sequence ATGACTGTTTTCCGCAGGATTCTGCCGGCCGAGATCCGGAGCTACCGGGCCCACCTGCTGCGCCTGTCGATGGACGACCGCCGCGCCCGCTTCATGGGGGCGGTGTCCGACGACGCGGTGGACGCGCACTGCCGGCGGATCGACTGGTCGCGGGCGGTGATCGTCGCCGCCTTCGTGCGCGGGGAGATCCGCGGCGCCACCGAACTGCGGCTGGAGAGGGAAGGCGCGCAGGAGGGGGAACTGGCCGTCAGCGTGGAGCAGGACTGGCAGGGCCAGGGCATCGGCACCACCCTGGTCCGCCGCGTCCTGACCATCGCGCGCAACCGCGGCATCCGTCGGCTCTGCGTCGTCTGCCTGCCGGAGAACCGGCGCATGCAGCGCATCGCCACCACCCTGCTGGGGCCCTGCGCCTTCGCCTATGGCGAGGTGTCCAGCCACATCGAGCTGCCGCCACCGACCCCGATCACGCTGGCGCAGGAGGCGCTGGACCGCTCCACCCTGCCGCTCAGCGTGATGCTGGACCAGTGGCAGGGGGAACCGGCGCGGGCGGCCTGA
- a CDS encoding hydantoinase B/oxoprolinase family protein, producing MTEGRWQFWIDRGGTFTDIVARRPDGGIVTHKLLSENPERYRDAAVQGIRDLLGLAAGDPVPADRIAAVRMGTTVATNALLERKGEPTVLAVTAGFADQLRIGYQARPRIFARRIELPEQLYTRVVEVPERVAARGEVLRPLDLTAVETGLRRAFADGFRACAVVLMHGYRFPAHERAVGDLARRIGFPQVSLSHEVSPLMKLVGRGDTTVADAYLSPILRRYVEQVAAELPGVPLYFMQSNGGLAEAAHFQGRDAILSGPAGGIVGAARTAAAEGFDRIIGFDMGGTSTDVSHVAGEYERSLETVVAGVRLRVPMLRINTVAAGGGSICRFDGSRFRVGPESAGADPGPACYRRGGPLTVTDCNVMVGKLHPEFFPAVFGPGGDRPLDAAVVRDRFAALAREVAAATGRALVPEQIADGFLRIAVENMAQAIKQISVQRGYDVTRYALQCFGGAGGQHACLVADALGMRTVYVHPLAGVLSAYGIGLADLVALRDRAVEAVLGPDLMPSLDALVADLGRAATDDLLAQGVGIGAIVLHPRAHLKVQGTDTALELPFGPEAEMRAAFAALHRQRFGFDPGDRPLVVELAGVEAVGRAGGEAVLPPPAGSAGKPVPLAAVGAWMAGEHRTVPVHDRGALGAGAVLDGPAILREPTGTTVVEPGWRARVTAAGGLVLERVVPLPARVAVGTEADPVMLEVFNNLFMSIAEQMGLALENTAHSVNIKERLDFSCAVFDRRGGLIANAPHIPVHLGSMGDSVRAVIAARGDSLRPGDAVMLNNPYRGGTHLPDVTVVTPVFDTAGTELLFWVASRGHHADIGGITPGSMPPDSRTLEEEGVLIDDFLLVEGGRLREAAVVALLTGGRWPARNPAQNLGDLRAQVAANARGAAELLKMVDLFGLETVRAYMDHVQRNAEEQVRRVIGVLQDGDFALEMDSGAVVRVSVRIDRTRRTARIDFTGTSPQQPGNFNAPAAITRAAVLYVFRTLVEDDIPLNDGCLAPLEIVIPEGSMLNPRPPAAVVAGNVEVSQAVTDALYGALGALAGSQGTMNNLTFGNDRHQYYETICGGAGAGPDFDGTDAVHTHMTNSRLTDPEVLEWRFPVLLEDFRIRRGSGGAGRQHGGCGVVRRLRFLEPMTAAILSNHRRVPPAGLAGGGPGAVGRARVERRDGTVEDLPGTARVEMRPGDVFVIETPGGGGFGAP from the coding sequence ATGACCGAGGGGCGCTGGCAGTTCTGGATCGACCGGGGCGGGACCTTCACGGACATCGTGGCCCGCCGCCCCGACGGTGGCATCGTCACCCACAAGCTCCTGTCGGAGAACCCGGAGCGCTACCGCGACGCCGCCGTGCAGGGCATCCGCGACCTGCTGGGCCTCGCGGCCGGGGACCCCGTGCCGGCCGACCGCATCGCGGCGGTCCGCATGGGCACCACCGTTGCCACCAACGCGCTGCTGGAGCGCAAGGGCGAGCCGACCGTGCTCGCCGTCACCGCCGGCTTCGCCGACCAGCTCCGCATCGGCTATCAGGCCCGGCCCCGCATCTTCGCCCGCCGCATCGAGCTGCCGGAGCAGCTCTATACCCGCGTCGTCGAGGTGCCCGAGCGGGTCGCCGCCCGGGGCGAGGTGCTGCGGCCGCTGGACCTGACGGCGGTGGAGACCGGCCTGCGCCGGGCCTTTGCGGACGGTTTCCGCGCCTGCGCCGTCGTGCTGATGCACGGCTACCGTTTTCCCGCGCATGAGCGCGCGGTGGGGGATCTCGCCCGGCGGATCGGCTTCCCGCAGGTCTCCCTCAGCCACGAGGTCAGCCCGCTGATGAAGCTGGTCGGCCGCGGCGACACCACCGTGGCCGACGCCTACCTGTCCCCGATCCTGCGCCGCTATGTGGAGCAGGTGGCGGCGGAGCTGCCGGGGGTGCCGCTCTACTTCATGCAGTCCAACGGCGGACTGGCGGAGGCCGCGCACTTCCAGGGACGCGACGCCATCCTGTCCGGCCCCGCGGGCGGCATCGTCGGCGCTGCCCGCACGGCCGCGGCGGAGGGCTTCGACCGCATCATCGGCTTCGACATGGGCGGCACCAGCACGGACGTGTCGCATGTCGCCGGGGAGTACGAGCGCAGCCTGGAGACGGTGGTGGCCGGGGTCCGGCTGCGCGTGCCCATGCTGCGGATCAATACCGTGGCGGCGGGGGGCGGCAGCATCTGCCGCTTCGACGGCAGCCGCTTCCGGGTCGGGCCGGAGAGTGCCGGGGCCGATCCCGGCCCCGCCTGCTACCGCCGCGGCGGCCCGCTGACGGTGACGGACTGCAACGTCATGGTCGGCAAGCTGCATCCGGAGTTCTTCCCCGCCGTCTTCGGACCCGGCGGCGACCGGCCGCTGGACGCGGCCGTGGTGCGCGACCGCTTCGCCGCGCTGGCGCGGGAAGTCGCGGCCGCCACCGGCCGCGCCCTGGTCCCCGAACAGATCGCCGACGGCTTCCTGCGCATCGCCGTGGAGAACATGGCGCAGGCGATCAAGCAGATCTCCGTGCAGCGCGGCTACGACGTCACCCGCTACGCGCTCCAGTGCTTCGGCGGGGCGGGCGGGCAGCATGCCTGCCTGGTGGCGGACGCGCTGGGCATGCGCACCGTCTATGTCCATCCGCTGGCGGGGGTGCTGTCGGCCTACGGCATCGGCCTTGCCGATCTGGTCGCCCTGCGCGACCGCGCGGTGGAGGCGGTGCTGGGACCCGACCTGATGCCGTCGCTCGACGCGCTGGTGGCCGACCTCGGCCGGGCGGCGACGGACGACCTGCTCGCCCAGGGGGTGGGGATCGGGGCCATCGTCCTGCACCCCCGCGCGCACCTCAAGGTGCAGGGGACGGACACGGCGCTGGAACTGCCCTTCGGGCCGGAGGCGGAGATGCGGGCCGCCTTCGCGGCACTGCACCGGCAGCGCTTCGGCTTCGATCCGGGCGACCGCCCCCTGGTGGTGGAACTGGCCGGGGTGGAGGCCGTGGGCCGCGCCGGCGGCGAGGCGGTCCTGCCGCCCCCTGCCGGGTCCGCCGGGAAGCCGGTGCCGCTGGCCGCCGTGGGCGCCTGGATGGCGGGGGAGCACCGCACCGTGCCGGTCCACGACCGCGGCGCGCTGGGCGCCGGTGCGGTGCTGGACGGTCCCGCCATCCTGCGCGAGCCGACCGGCACCACCGTGGTGGAACCCGGCTGGCGCGCCCGCGTCACCGCCGCCGGCGGGCTGGTGCTGGAGCGGGTGGTGCCGCTGCCGGCGCGGGTCGCCGTCGGCACCGAAGCCGACCCGGTGATGCTGGAGGTCTTCAACAACCTCTTCATGTCCATCGCGGAGCAGATGGGACTGGCGCTGGAGAACACCGCCCATTCCGTGAACATCAAGGAGCGGCTGGATTTCTCCTGCGCCGTCTTCGACCGCCGCGGCGGCCTGATCGCCAACGCGCCGCACATCCCGGTGCATCTCGGCAGCATGGGCGACAGCGTGCGGGCGGTGATCGCAGCCCGCGGCGACAGCCTGCGGCCCGGCGACGCCGTGATGCTGAACAACCCCTACCGCGGCGGCACCCACCTGCCCGACGTGACGGTGGTGACCCCGGTGTTCGACACGGCCGGGACGGAGCTTCTGTTCTGGGTCGCCAGCCGCGGCCACCATGCCGACATCGGCGGCATCACCCCCGGCAGCATGCCCCCCGACAGCCGCACGCTGGAGGAGGAGGGAGTGCTGATCGACGATTTCCTGCTGGTCGAGGGCGGCCGCCTGCGCGAGGCGGCGGTGGTGGCGCTGCTGACGGGAGGCCGCTGGCCGGCGCGCAACCCGGCGCAGAACCTGGGCGACCTGCGCGCCCAGGTCGCCGCCAATGCCCGCGGGGCCGCGGAACTGCTGAAGATGGTGGACCTGTTCGGGCTGGAGACGGTGCGCGCCTACATGGACCACGTCCAGCGCAACGCCGAGGAGCAGGTGCGCCGGGTCATCGGCGTCCTGCAGGACGGCGACTTCGCGCTGGAGATGGACAGCGGTGCGGTCGTCCGGGTGTCGGTGCGGATCGACCGCACGCGCCGCACCGCCCGCATCGACTTCACCGGCACCAGCCCGCAGCAGCCGGGCAACTTCAACGCCCCCGCGGCCATCACCCGCGCGGCGGTGCTCTATGTCTTCCGCACCCTGGTGGAGGACGACATCCCGCTGAATGACGGCTGCCTCGCCCCGCTGGAGATCGTCATCCCCGAGGGCTCCATGCTGAACCCGCGGCCCCCGGCGGCCGTGGTCGCCGGCAATGTCGAGGTCAGCCAGGCCGTGACGGATGCCCTCTATGGCGCGCTGGGGGCGCTGGCGGGCTCGCAGGGGACGATGAACAATCTCACCTTCGGCAACGACCGCCACCAGTACTACGAGACGATCTGCGGCGGCGCCGGGGCGGGGCCGGACTTCGACGGCACCGACGCCGTCCATACCCACATGACCAACAGCCGCCTGACCGATCCGGAGGTGCTGGAATGGCGCTTCCCGGTGCTGCTCGAGGATTTCCGCATCCGCCGCGGCTCCGGCGGGGCGGGGCGCCAGCACGGCGGCTGCGGCGTGGTGCGCCGTCTGCGCTTCCTGGAGCCGATGACGGCCGCCATCCTCTCCAACCACCGCCGCGTGCCGCCGGCCGGGCTGGCGGGCGGCGGGCCGGGCGCCGTCGGCCGGGCCCGGGTGGAGCGCCGCGACGGCACGGTGGAGGACCTGCCCGGCACCGCGCGGGTGGAGATGCGGCCGGGCGACGTCTTCGTCATCGAGACGCCGGGCGGCGGCGGCTTCGGCGCGCCCTGA
- the msrP gene encoding protein-methionine-sulfoxide reductase catalytic subunit MsrP, translating into MLLKRRRGWELPEREATPESVYLDRRRLLRLAGLGAIAAGTLSLAGCGDAGAEAPADPSAGLYPVPRNPAFTLDRPLSPEGEVTTYTNFYEFGSHKTIWRQAQELPIRPWTVTIDGLVEKPMQVDIDTLLAAMPLEERLYRHRCVEAWAMAVPWSGFPLRSLVEYARPLGSARHVELTTFGADVHAAPGLRQRWYPWPYREGLTLAEATNDLAFIATGLYGKPLPRQNGAPLRLVVPWKYGFKSAKSIVRIRFTEERPGTFWNRVNAQEYGFWANVNPEVPHPRWSQAKERMLGTDEMRPTLIYNGYGNEVAQIYSGLQGEALFM; encoded by the coding sequence ATGCTGCTGAAGAGACGACGCGGCTGGGAACTGCCGGAGCGGGAGGCGACCCCGGAATCCGTCTATCTGGACCGCCGCCGGCTGTTGCGGCTGGCCGGGCTGGGGGCCATCGCCGCCGGCACGCTGTCGCTGGCGGGGTGCGGCGATGCCGGTGCCGAGGCGCCGGCCGATCCCTCGGCCGGGCTCTACCCCGTGCCGCGCAACCCGGCCTTCACGCTGGACCGTCCCCTCTCCCCGGAGGGGGAGGTGACCACCTATACGAACTTCTACGAATTCGGCTCGCACAAGACGATCTGGCGGCAGGCGCAGGAACTGCCGATCCGGCCCTGGACCGTGACCATCGACGGGCTGGTCGAAAAGCCGATGCAGGTGGACATCGACACGCTGCTGGCGGCCATGCCGCTGGAGGAACGACTCTACCGCCACCGCTGTGTCGAGGCCTGGGCCATGGCCGTGCCGTGGAGCGGCTTTCCCCTGCGCAGTCTGGTCGAGTACGCCCGGCCGCTGGGCTCGGCCCGCCATGTCGAGCTGACCACCTTCGGGGCCGATGTCCACGCCGCACCGGGCCTGCGCCAGCGCTGGTATCCCTGGCCCTACCGCGAGGGCCTGACGCTGGCGGAGGCGACGAACGATCTGGCCTTCATCGCCACCGGCCTCTACGGCAAGCCCCTGCCGCGCCAGAATGGCGCGCCCCTGCGGTTGGTCGTGCCCTGGAAGTACGGCTTCAAGTCGGCCAAGTCGATCGTCCGGATACGGTTCACGGAAGAGCGGCCCGGGACTTTCTGGAACCGTGTGAATGCGCAGGAGTACGGGTTCTGGGCCAATGTCAATCCCGAGGTTCCGCACCCGCGCTGGAGCCAGGCGAAGGAAAGAATGCTTGGGACCGATGAGATGCGGCCGACATTGATATACAACGGTTATGGCAATGAGGTTGCCCAAATCTACAGCGGTTTGCAGGGAGAGGCGCTGTTCATGTGA